The Bryobacteraceae bacterium genome includes a window with the following:
- a CDS encoding type III-B CRISPR module RAMP protein Cmr4: MFQKQAAVFLYAVSPVHMGTGQAIGVVDNPIQRERHTGHPCFAGSGIKGAVRHSFEQLGGDPGLIHDLFGPEAGASELHAGAVSFGDAQLVVLPVRCLKEGFVYATCPQALARAHRLLQLVGAAPGWQPPEQGVAEGSCFVSNEGLLTDGKLHLEAYEYSAATLPAVSEIGAKLAEDAIPTGAEYAFFRQKLKRDLVILSDTDFAFFCEHAMLVEPHVRIDDTTGAADSGGLFYTENLPPESILIGPLMASQVRNPKKTKRENGGLDAADVIAKIRNALDGKLLQLGGDATTGRGLVVARLVNGR; the protein is encoded by the coding sequence ATGTTTCAGAAACAGGCAGCGGTTTTTCTGTATGCGGTGAGTCCCGTCCACATGGGCACGGGGCAGGCGATCGGCGTGGTGGACAACCCGATCCAGCGGGAGCGGCACACGGGCCATCCGTGCTTCGCCGGCTCCGGCATCAAAGGCGCGGTGCGGCATTCCTTCGAACAGCTCGGCGGGGATCCGGGGCTGATCCACGACCTGTTCGGACCGGAAGCCGGCGCGAGCGAACTGCATGCGGGCGCGGTGAGCTTCGGCGATGCGCAGCTCGTTGTGCTTCCGGTGCGGTGCCTGAAGGAGGGCTTCGTCTACGCGACATGTCCGCAGGCGCTGGCGCGGGCGCACCGGCTGCTCCAGCTCGTGGGGGCGGCGCCGGGCTGGCAGCCGCCGGAACAGGGCGTCGCCGAGGGGTCGTGCTTCGTGTCGAACGAGGGACTTCTGACCGACGGCAAGCTGCATCTGGAGGCGTACGAATACTCTGCAGCCACTTTGCCAGCCGTGTCCGAGATCGGTGCGAAGCTGGCGGAAGACGCCATTCCGACCGGAGCGGAGTACGCCTTCTTCCGCCAGAAGCTGAAGCGGGACCTGGTGATTCTCTCCGACACGGACTTCGCCTTCTTCTGCGAGCACGCGATGCTGGTGGAGCCGCATGTGCGGATCGACGACACCACTGGGGCGGCGGATTCCGGCGGGCTGTTTTATACCGAGAACCTGCCGCCGGAGTCGATTCTGATTGGGCCGCTGATGGCGAGCCAAGTGCGGAATCCGAAAAAGACGAAGCGCGAGAACGGCGGATTGGATGCCGCGGACGTGATTGCGAAGATCCGCAACGCCCTGGATGGGAAGCTGCTTCAACTGGGCGGCGATGCGACGACCGGGCGCGGGCTGGTGGTGGCGCGCCTGGTGAACGGGAGGTGA
- a CDS encoding CRISPR-associated protein Cmr3 — protein sequence MSVHYMFLEPVDVLFFRANKGFGDPGSYGESMALPWPSVAAGAIRSRILADSGTDLAAFARGEAVHPEIGRRDSPGSFQLAGLQLARRKNGAVEPLFPVPADLIVEKGGLLLARPTALPEALRSSYPLPLHPVVAQPKRGKPQGGLWLTMGGWRKYLDGGAPEEGDLLNSKALWETDPRTGIGLSAHTRSVEEGRLFTAEAVAFRMAIHTSRERDRRLPCDPERPAGREREGFDAGLLAAVSGCTPPRGGLVRLGADGRAAAVHPLEELAAPEPDWARMVREKKLRLILATPGLFREGWLPEGCREQNGEFLFDLHGVRGRLAAAAVARAEAVSGWDLAREQPKKAQRCAPAGSVYWLDHVEADEASLRALAERGLWPEPCTDEFRRAEGFNRIWIAPWAGENKGV from the coding sequence ATGAGCGTGCACTACATGTTTCTCGAGCCGGTGGACGTGCTGTTTTTCCGGGCCAACAAGGGCTTCGGCGATCCGGGCAGTTACGGCGAAAGCATGGCGCTGCCGTGGCCGAGCGTGGCCGCCGGCGCGATCCGCTCGCGGATTCTCGCCGATTCCGGCACCGACCTGGCCGCCTTCGCACGGGGCGAGGCCGTGCATCCCGAGATCGGCCGCCGGGACTCGCCCGGCAGCTTTCAGCTGGCGGGTCTTCAACTGGCGCGGCGGAAAAACGGCGCGGTGGAGCCGCTGTTTCCCGTTCCTGCCGATCTGATCGTGGAAAAGGGTGGCCTGCTGCTGGCGCGTCCCACTGCCCTGCCGGAAGCGCTGCGCTCGTCCTACCCGCTGCCGCTGCATCCGGTGGTGGCGCAGCCGAAGCGCGGCAAGCCGCAGGGCGGGCTGTGGCTCACGATGGGGGGGTGGCGGAAATATCTCGATGGCGGGGCGCCGGAAGAGGGAGACCTGCTGAACTCGAAAGCGCTGTGGGAGACGGATCCGCGCACGGGCATCGGGCTCAGCGCTCATACGCGCAGCGTGGAGGAAGGGCGGCTGTTCACGGCCGAGGCGGTGGCGTTCCGGATGGCGATCCACACGTCGCGGGAGCGCGACAGGCGGCTGCCCTGCGATCCGGAGAGGCCTGCCGGGAGAGAGCGCGAGGGTTTCGACGCCGGACTGCTGGCCGCGGTGAGCGGCTGCACGCCGCCGCGAGGCGGCCTGGTTCGCCTGGGCGCCGACGGCCGCGCCGCGGCCGTGCATCCGCTGGAGGAGCTCGCGGCGCCTGAGCCGGACTGGGCGCGCATGGTCCGGGAGAAGAAGCTCCGGCTGATTCTCGCGACGCCCGGCCTGTTCCGCGAGGGCTGGCTGCCGGAAGGGTGCCGCGAACAGAACGGGGAGTTTCTGTTCGATCTGCATGGCGTGCGCGGCCGGCTTGCAGCGGCTGCGGTGGCGCGGGCCGAGGCCGTCTCCGGCTGGGATCTGGCGCGGGAGCAGCCGAAGAAGGCGCAGCGGTGCGCGCCGGCGGGCAGCGTTTACTGGCTCGACCACGTCGAGGCGGACGAGGCCTCGCTGCGGGCGCTGGCGGAACGGGGATTGTGGCCGGAGCCCTGCACGGACGAGTTCCGGCGCGCGGAAGGTTTCAACCGGATCTGGATCGCCCCGTGGGCGGGCGAAAACAAAGGAGTTTGA